In Tenacibaculum sp. 190524A02b, the genomic stretch GTAGTTCAGGAGCAAGCATATCAAAAAATTTAAGTGAGAAATTAAGTGGTTCACTAAGAGACTTATGTCAACAAGAAGGTGTTACAATGTCTATGTTGTTGTTGTCAGTTTTTAAAGTATTATTAGCTCGTTACAGTAATCAAGAAGATATTTGTGTAGGTACACCTATAGCCAATCGTACACAATCTGAATTAGAAGGAATGATCGGCTTCTTTGTAAATACTTTAGCCTTGCGTAGTGATTTAAGTGGAAACCCAAGCTTTAAAGAAGTATTAGCAAAAGTAAAAACAACAACTTTAGAAGGTTATAAATATCAACAAACACCTTTTGAAAAGGTAGTAGATAAAGTGGTGACTACTCGAGATATGAGTATGACACCATTATTTCAAGTGATGTTTGATTACCATAATGAAACATCAATTTTAGAAGAAGAAAGTGGAGACGTTGGTATTGAAGATCTTGCTGTATCAGGATATGAAAGCTCAGAAGTTCCTGCGCAATTTGATTTGACAATGGATGTTTCTGAAGATGATGTAGCAATAACATTAAGTTTGAGTTATTGTACAGACTTATTCAAAGAAGCTACTATTAAACGTATGTTATCTCATTACCAAGAGTTATTAGTAAGCGTGGTAAGTAATACTGAAAAGTCAATAGGAGATTTATCAATGCTTACTCAGGAAGAAGAAACAGAATTATTAGAAGTTTTTAATGAGAATACGGTTGATTATCCACTAGATAAAACAGTGGTTGATTTATTTGTAGCTCAAGTTCAAAAATCACCAAAAGCAGTTGCCGCAACTTTTAAAGGAGAAGAGTTAACCTATAAAGAATTAGATGAGCGTTCTAACCAGTTGGCTCATTATTTAGTAGAGCAAGGAGTACAAGCAGATGGTCTCGTAGGAATTTGTATAGATCGAGGATTGGATATGCTCATTGGTGTTTTAGCAATATTAAAATCAGGAGGAGCCTATGTACCTATCAAACCAGATTTTCCAAAAGATCGTATTGCTTATCTTTTAGAGGATACAGGCTGTTCTTTATTAGTAACAAACACCACAAGTAAAGAAGTTTTATCTACTCTAACAGACACGGTTAATTTAGTTGTCTTAGAAGAAGCAGTATCAAATTCAGCGTATCCAGTTACAGCATTAGAGTTGTCACACAAAGCTACTGATTTAGCGTATGTAATTTATACCTCTGGAAGTACAGGATTACCAAAAGGAGCTATGATTGAACATGCAGGATTATTAAATCACTCATTGATCATGATTGATGAGTTGAAAATGACTAATGAAAGCGTAGTTGCCTTTACAGCCCCATTTACCTTTGATATTTCCGTATGGCAATTGTTAAGCGGATTATTATGCGGAGGTCGTATAGCCATATACAGTGAAGACGAGATTTTAGATTTAGAAGGTTTCCAAAGCTCATTATCAGAAAATAACATAAGTCATTTACAATTAGTGCCTTCTTATGTAGCAAGTTTATTAGAAAGCGGAGAAGAAGTAGCAGGTTTGTCCAATCTAGCATATTTCTTAGTAACTGGAGAAGCAGCTACAAAATCATTATTAGATAAATGGTTCTCATTATATCCATCCGTACCTGTGGTAAATGCTTATGGACCAGCCGAGGCGGCAGATGATATCACGTTACATATCATGAATGAGTCTCCAAGTGGAGTTGTAGTTCCAATCGGAAAGCCAGTAGCCAATATGGATTTATATGTGGTAGATAAGTTTGATAACTTATGTCCTATTGGAGTTGTAGGAGAATTATGGACAAGTGGAATAGGAGTAGGACGAGGTTATTTGAACAGAGAAGAATTAACCAAGGAGAAGTTTATTACCAATCCATTTACTTCAGAAGGAGGGAGATTATATAAGACAGGAGACTTAGGAAGATGGTTGCCAGATGGTACATTAGAATTTGTAGGACGTTCAGATGATCAGGTAAAGATTCGAGGATATCGTATAGAATTAGGAGAGATTGAAAATGCTTTATCAATTGTAGAAGGAGTTCAAAACAGTTGTGTACTAGCTAAGCAAGATACCATTGGTACAAACCGTTTAGTAGGTTATATAGTTTTAGAAGATGGGTTTAGTAAAGCGAATATTCAAGAGACATTAAAGACTAGTTTACCAGATTACATGGTTCCATCTATTTGGGTTGAGTTGGATGAAATGCCATTAACAGCTAATGGTAAGATAGACCGAAAATCTTTACCAGAACCAGATCTATCAGAGTTATCAAGTAGAGAATATGTGGCACCAAGAAATGAAGTAGAGGAGCAATTAGCAATTATTTGGCAAGATTTACTAGGAGTAGAAAAGGTAGGAATGTATGATGATTTCTTTGAGTTAGGAGGACATAGTTTGTTGGCTACTCGTTTAGTTTCAATGATTCGTAAAAGATTAAAGAAAGAACTTGAAATAGCTAGTGTTTTTGAGTATACAAAAATGTCTGACTTAGCAGCGTATGTAGCTACATTGTCATCAGGAATTTTACTTCCAGCTATAACTGTTGAAGAGCGCCCAGAACGAATTCCATTATCGTTTAGTCAAGAACGTTTATGGTTTTTAGATGAGTTACAAGGAACAAGTGAATATCATATTCCTATAGTAATTCGTTTAGAAAAAGAATTGAATACAGCTATTTTAGAAGAAGCTTTAAAAACAATAGTTAGGCGTCATGAAGTATTGCGTACTAATATTGTATCTGAAGAAGGAGTAGGATACCAAAAAGTTATTAGTGCTGATAATTGGTTGTTGAATAAACAAGAGGTTATATCTGAAGAAGAGTTAATTGATAATTTACAATCTTATATAAACACTCCGTTTAATTTAAGCAATGACTATATGTTACGTTCATGTTTATATAGTTTAGGAGATAGTAAATATGTATTGGCATGTGTATTTCATCATATTGCAAGTGATGGTTGGTCAGAAGATATTTTAGTTAGTGAATTTTTAGAACTATACAGCTCTTTACAATCAGGAAAAGAAGTTGGTCTTCCTACATTAAATTTACAGTATTCAGATTACGCAATATGGCAACGTAAATATTTAGAAGGAGAAGTTTTAGATAACCAATTGTCATATTGGAAAGAAAAATTATCAGACGTAAGTACTTTAGAACTACCAACTGATTATACGCGTCCTGTTATACAAAGTTTAAAAGGAGACAGTGCTTATTTAGATTTAAACGAAGCACAAACAAAGGCAATCAAAATTTTATGTCAGAAAGAAGGAGTTACACCATTTATGTTTTTCCTATCTGCCTTTAAAGTATTGTTGTCTCATTATAGTGGTCAGGATGATATTTGTGTGGGAACACCAATAGCTAACCGTACACAATCAGACTTGGAAGGTATGATTGGTTTCTTTGTAAATACCTTAGCACTTAGAAGTGATTTAAGTAGTAATCCAAGTTTTAGAAACTTATTGCAGGAAGTAAAAAGGACAACTTTAAAAGGATATGATAATCAATTAGTACCTTTTGAAAGAGTAGTGGATAGCGTTATTACTACACGTGATATGAGCACAACTCCTTTATTTCAGGTAATGTTTGCTTTACAGAATACATCTGTAATGTCACAAAAAGAAGAGGTAGGATTTGATTTAGGAAATGTTGAAATTTCAGAATATGATTTTGATACCATTTCGTCTAAATTCGATCTGACAATGAATATTTCGGAAGATGATTTAGTATTTTCTTTAAGTGTAGAATATTGTACAGATTTATTCAAACAATCAACAATTGATAGGATGTTAGTTCATTATCAAACATTGTTAAGTAATATTGTAAGAGATGCTAGTCAGTCTATAGGTAGTTTATCTATGCTACCATTGGAAGAAGAAAACCAACTGTTGAATGTATTTAATGATACTTCTTTTGAGTATAGAAAAGATAAATCTGTAATTGATTTATTCCAAGATCAAGTATCAAAAACACCAGATTCAGTAGCTTTATCCTTTGAAGGATCTGTATTAACATATCAAGAATTAGAAGCACGCTCTAATGAACTAGCTTGTTATTTAGCATCAAAAGGGATAGCAGCCAATATGCATGTGGGTATCCTATTCAATAGAAGTTTTGATATGGTTATAAGTATGTTAGGAATCCTTAAGTTAGGATGCGCTTACGTCCCATTAGATCCATCTTTACCTATCAATAGAATATCACATATTATAGAAGATTCGAGTATAACGCATGTAGTTTATAAGGAAGCATCTTTAATATCAATTATTCCAGATTCGTTAGCTATTGAATCATTGAATATAGACGACTCAAAAGGATATGAAGTCTTAGAAAAAGATATTGAACGACCATTAACCTCAGTATCTTATGTAATGTACACTTCAGGAACTACCGGAGTTCCTAAAGGAATAAGTATCAACGATGAGAATATCATTACGTTGGTAAATAATCCATCCAGTGCTATAGCTATCAATAGTTCAGATCGAGTATTGCAATGGTCAAATTATGCATTTGATGGTTGTACCTATGAGATTTTTGGTAGTTTATTAAATGGAGCAACGCTTTATTTAATACCTAAAGAGGTTGCCTCAGATGCATCTGCATTATCAAAGGTTATAGCTAAAGAAGAGTTAAGTGTTATCTTCATAACAACGGCTTTATTTAATGGATTATCAGACTATGACGCTTCTTTATTATCAAGTTTACGCTTATTATTATTTGGAGGAGAAAAGGTATCGGTATCTCCAGTTCGTAAAATGTTATCAGGTTTAGGGCCAAATAAAATATTGCATGTATATGGGCCAACGGAGACTACTACGTATGCATCCTGTCAAGTAATATCCGAGATTCCATCAGAAGCAGTAACCATTCCAATTGGAAAACCATTAAGTAATACAGGTTTTTATGTATTGAATTCAAGTAAAGAATTAGTTCCAATCGGTGCTATAGGGGAATTATATATCTCAGGAAGTGGAGTTTCACAAGGTTATTTAAATCGAGAAGAGCTAACAGCAGAACGTTTTATAAGTAATCCATTTAAAGAAGGAGAAAGGATCTACCAAACAGGAGATTTAGTTCGTTGGTTACCAGAAGGAGTAATAGAGTTTGTAGGAAGAAAGGATAGTCAGGTAAAAATACGCGGTTATCGTATTGAATTAGGAGAGATAGAAAATGTGCTATCAGAAGTGTCAGGAATTCAAGGAAGCTGTGTAATAGCTAAAGAAGATGGAGTAGGTAATAAACGATTAGTAGGTTATGTTGTTTCAGAAGAAGGATTAGAAACAGAAGCCATAGAATTGGCATTAAAAGCTAGTTTACCAGATTATATGATTCCAAGTTTATGGATACCATTAGAAAGTTTACCATTAACAAGCAACGGAAAGTTAGATAAGAAGTCATTACCAGAAGTTGATATTACAGGATTATCTAGTGCAGAATATGTAGCGCCAAGGAATGAAGAAGAGGAACAATTGGCAGCTATTTGGCAAGAATTATTAGGAGTAGAAAAGGTGGGCGTACATGATGATTTCTTTGAGCTGGGCGGACATAGTTTGTTAGCAACACGTTTGGTTTCGAAAATAAGAACGGAATTAAATATAGAAATTGCTATTAGAGATATATTCCAATACCCAACAATAGCAAATCTAAGTTTACAAGTACTAACTTATTCAAAAGGGACTTCTTTACCATCAATAACTATTCAAGAAAAAGAAGAAAACATACCATTATCGTTTAGTCAAGAAAGGTTATGGTTTTTAGATCAATTACAAGGAAGCAGTGAAGAATATCACATTCCTACGGTAATTCGTTTAGAAGGAGATTTAAACATAGAAATATTAGAAAATGCTTTACAAGCCATAGTGAATCGTCATGAAATATTACGCACAGTAATTTATGAAAAAGAAGGTGTAGGCTATCAACAGGTAATATCAGCGGAAGCTTGGTCATTACATAAAGTTGTTACTTCTGAAGAAGTGGATTTAGAAAAAGAAATTACAAACTTTATAAATAAACCATTTGATTTATCTAAAGATTATATGCTACGTTCTTGTATATATGATTTGGGTAATAATCAATATGTATTAGCATGTGTTTTTCATCATATTGCTAGTGATGGTTGGTCATCAGGAATCTTAACAAATGAGTTTGTAGAGTTATATCGTGCGTTAAAACAACAAAAAACAGTAAATCTTCCAATATTAAGTTTACAATATTCAGATTATGCTATTTGGCAGAAAAAGTATCTAGAAGGAGAAAAATTAGATAGTCAATTATTATATTGGAAAGAAAAATTAACAGGAGTAAGCACTTTAAATTTACCAACAGATTATATTCGTCCTTCAATCCAAAGTAAGGAAGGCTCAGAAGTTTCATTACTATTAGATCAAGTGCTAGTAGATTCTGTAAATACATTATGTCAAGAACAAGGAGTAACACCATTTATGTTTATGTTATCTACCTTCAAAGTATTATTATCTCTTTATAGTGGGCAAGATGATATTTGTGTGGGAACTTCTATTGCTAATCGTACACAATCTGAACTTGAGAGTATGATTGGTTTCTTTGTAAACACATTGGCATTACGTAGTGATTTAAGTGGAAATCCAAGTTTTAAAGAAGTATTAGAAAGAGTAAAAGAAACTACTTTAGAAGCTTATGACAATCAATTAGCTCCTTTTGAAAAAGTTGTAGATAAGATAGTTACTACTCGTGATATGAGTACAACTCCTTTGTTTCAGATAATGTTTGATTACCAAAATGAAGGAGATGATTCTAGTAATTTAAACGAAGAAGTTGCAGAAATAGACGATTTTGTAATCTCAGGATATGAGCATACTGAAACTACAGCACAGTTTGATTTAACATTCAATGTATCAGAAGTAGAAAATAACATTTCTTTAGCTATTAGCTATTGCTCAGCATTATTTAATGAATCTACAATAGTAAGAATGCTAGCGCATTATCAAGAATTACTAAAAAATATTGTAAATGATATAACATTGCCAATTAGTAATTTATCTATACTTACCAAGCATGAAGAGGATTTATTATTAGGTAAAGACTGTACAGCTGAAGGATTGTATTTTAATCCAAAAACTGAAAATTTAGAAAATACAGTGCCTATTAATGTATTTTTTGAAGAAATAGTAGCAAAAAATGAAGATCAAATTGCTGTTATACATAATGATGTTGAATGGACTTTTAAGCAGCTAAACATCTATGCGAATAAAATAGCACATACATTATTAGAAAGTGGAGTTTCTCCTGGAGATTGTGTGGGTATTTATGATGAAAGAACACCACTATTAATAGCTGGAATGTTAGGCATTATGAAGGCGGGAGCTTCTTATACTCCTTTTGATACTCAAAATCCAGCATCTAGAATAGAAGTAATGTTATCAGATGGGATCTTTCCATATTTAATAACAACAGCCGAATTATTCCAGGAATTAAGTTCGCCAAATATTAAAGTAGCGTTATTATTAGATGAAGGCTCAACAGAAGTAACTTCAGAAACTATTTTAATAAGAGATAAAGATTTTATAGATGTTCAAGCAATAACAAATCCAGAAAATGTAAATAAAATGGATAGCTGGGCATATGTGTTATTTACTTCTGGATCAACAGGAACACCTAAAGGAGCAATCACTCACCATAAAGGAGCTTTAAATCATTTGTTAGCAGAATATAAAGAAATGGAATTAGAAGATAATTTCCGCTTTTTACAAAGCGCAGGAATTGGTTCAGATATTTCTGTATGGCAAATTTTAGGACCTATATTAAAAGGAGGAGCTTGTGTAATAATAGATAAATTTGATTTATTAGACTATGATAAAGTATTAGCACTATTGGTAAACCGTGAAGTAAATGTAATAGAGTTTGTACCAACTTATATGAACGGACTTTTGTTACATATTCAAGAGCAAGAACAACCTGTTTCATTAACTAATTTACATTGGATAATGTTAGTTGGAGAAGCAATACCGGTTGCTATGGTAAATACTTTAAGAGATTTATATCCATCTATTCGTTTATTAAACGCGTATGGACCTTGCGAAGCTTCAGATGATGTAGTTCAATATGAAATCAAGGAAAAAATACCAACCAATCGTTTACGAGTACCAATTGGTAGACCAATACCTAATATGTCTGTAGCAATTTTTAATAAAGAAGGAAATTTATGTCCTATAGGTATTGCTGGAGAAATAGGAGTAGTTGGAGATGGAGTCGGAGCAGGTTATTTAGGATTACCAGAAAGAACAGCACAGAGCTTTATAAAAAATCCTTATCCTGAATTATATGGTGATGTCATGTATAAAACAGGAGATTTAGGTAGATGGTTACCTGATGGTAATATAGAGTTTATAGGAAGAGAGGATCATCAAGTTAAAATTCGAGGACACAGAGTAGAACTAGATGAAATAGCAATTGTATTACGTAATCATGAAGCTATAGAGAATGCACATGCATTAGTACATAAAGACAAAGACAATCAGGCTTATGTCATTGCGTTTATGATTCCTAAAGATCATGAATTAACAAATAATAATGAGGCATATAATGAGATTTTAGAAGAGTTATTAGAGTTATGTAGAGCGTCTTTACCAGCATATATGCATCCTACACATTATACTTTAGTATCAGAATTTCCTGTGAACT encodes the following:
- a CDS encoding non-ribosomal peptide synthase/polyketide synthase; amino-acid sequence: MNLEILEILKISEKEGIKLVLENGGLSIKTKKTSIDSDLLQKIKNQKEVLISYLEKHQKDSTLKSSDIKIEPYDRGAFTRIPLSFNQERLWFLDQLQGSSQEYHIPTVICLEGTLNVDLLEVALKTIVARHEILRTNILSEEGIGYQEIVSEDNWSLDKEIVSNEEAITSALQSYLNTPFNLSKDYKLRACLYDLGDNKYVLACVFHHIASDGWSGNILTSEFIELYSALQSGREAMLPELNLQYVDYAIWQRKYFEGKVLEAHLTYWEQKLAGVSTLSLPLDYVRPSIQSSSGASISKNLSEKLSGSLRDLCQQEGVTMSMLLLSVFKVLLARYSNQEDICVGTPIANRTQSELEGMIGFFVNTLALRSDLSGNPSFKEVLAKVKTTTLEGYKYQQTPFEKVVDKVVTTRDMSMTPLFQVMFDYHNETSILEEESGDVGIEDLAVSGYESSEVPAQFDLTMDVSEDDVAITLSLSYCTDLFKEATIKRMLSHYQELLVSVVSNTEKSIGDLSMLTQEEETELLEVFNENTVDYPLDKTVVDLFVAQVQKSPKAVAATFKGEELTYKELDERSNQLAHYLVEQGVQADGLVGICIDRGLDMLIGVLAILKSGGAYVPIKPDFPKDRIAYLLEDTGCSLLVTNTTSKEVLSTLTDTVNLVVLEEAVSNSAYPVTALELSHKATDLAYVIYTSGSTGLPKGAMIEHAGLLNHSLIMIDELKMTNESVVAFTAPFTFDISVWQLLSGLLCGGRIAIYSEDEILDLEGFQSSLSENNISHLQLVPSYVASLLESGEEVAGLSNLAYFLVTGEAATKSLLDKWFSLYPSVPVVNAYGPAEAADDITLHIMNESPSGVVVPIGKPVANMDLYVVDKFDNLCPIGVVGELWTSGIGVGRGYLNREELTKEKFITNPFTSEGGRLYKTGDLGRWLPDGTLEFVGRSDDQVKIRGYRIELGEIENALSIVEGVQNSCVLAKQDTIGTNRLVGYIVLEDGFSKANIQETLKTSLPDYMVPSIWVELDEMPLTANGKIDRKSLPEPDLSELSSREYVAPRNEVEEQLAIIWQDLLGVEKVGMYDDFFELGGHSLLATRLVSMIRKRLKKELEIASVFEYTKMSDLAAYVATLSSGILLPAITVEERPERIPLSFSQERLWFLDELQGTSEYHIPIVIRLEKELNTAILEEALKTIVRRHEVLRTNIVSEEGVGYQKVISADNWLLNKQEVISEEELIDNLQSYINTPFNLSNDYMLRSCLYSLGDSKYVLACVFHHIASDGWSEDILVSEFLELYSSLQSGKEVGLPTLNLQYSDYAIWQRKYLEGEVLDNQLSYWKEKLSDVSTLELPTDYTRPVIQSLKGDSAYLDLNEAQTKAIKILCQKEGVTPFMFFLSAFKVLLSHYSGQDDICVGTPIANRTQSDLEGMIGFFVNTLALRSDLSSNPSFRNLLQEVKRTTLKGYDNQLVPFERVVDSVITTRDMSTTPLFQVMFALQNTSVMSQKEEVGFDLGNVEISEYDFDTISSKFDLTMNISEDDLVFSLSVEYCTDLFKQSTIDRMLVHYQTLLSNIVRDASQSIGSLSMLPLEEENQLLNVFNDTSFEYRKDKSVIDLFQDQVSKTPDSVALSFEGSVLTYQELEARSNELACYLASKGIAANMHVGILFNRSFDMVISMLGILKLGCAYVPLDPSLPINRISHIIEDSSITHVVYKEASLISIIPDSLAIESLNIDDSKGYEVLEKDIERPLTSVSYVMYTSGTTGVPKGISINDENIITLVNNPSSAIAINSSDRVLQWSNYAFDGCTYEIFGSLLNGATLYLIPKEVASDASALSKVIAKEELSVIFITTALFNGLSDYDASLLSSLRLLLFGGEKVSVSPVRKMLSGLGPNKILHVYGPTETTTYASCQVISEIPSEAVTIPIGKPLSNTGFYVLNSSKELVPIGAIGELYISGSGVSQGYLNREELTAERFISNPFKEGERIYQTGDLVRWLPEGVIEFVGRKDSQVKIRGYRIELGEIENVLSEVSGIQGSCVIAKEDGVGNKRLVGYVVSEEGLETEAIELALKASLPDYMIPSLWIPLESLPLTSNGKLDKKSLPEVDITGLSSAEYVAPRNEEEEQLAAIWQELLGVEKVGVHDDFFELGGHSLLATRLVSKIRTELNIEIAIRDIFQYPTIANLSLQVLTYSKGTSLPSITIQEKEENIPLSFSQERLWFLDQLQGSSEEYHIPTVIRLEGDLNIEILENALQAIVNRHEILRTVIYEKEGVGYQQVISAEAWSLHKVVTSEEVDLEKEITNFINKPFDLSKDYMLRSCIYDLGNNQYVLACVFHHIASDGWSSGILTNEFVELYRALKQQKTVNLPILSLQYSDYAIWQKKYLEGEKLDSQLLYWKEKLTGVSTLNLPTDYIRPSIQSKEGSEVSLLLDQVLVDSVNTLCQEQGVTPFMFMLSTFKVLLSLYSGQDDICVGTSIANRTQSELESMIGFFVNTLALRSDLSGNPSFKEVLERVKETTLEAYDNQLAPFEKVVDKIVTTRDMSTTPLFQIMFDYQNEGDDSSNLNEEVAEIDDFVISGYEHTETTAQFDLTFNVSEVENNISLAISYCSALFNESTIVRMLAHYQELLKNIVNDITLPISNLSILTKHEEDLLLGKDCTAEGLYFNPKTENLENTVPINVFFEEIVAKNEDQIAVIHNDVEWTFKQLNIYANKIAHTLLESGVSPGDCVGIYDERTPLLIAGMLGIMKAGASYTPFDTQNPASRIEVMLSDGIFPYLITTAELFQELSSPNIKVALLLDEGSTEVTSETILIRDKDFIDVQAITNPENVNKMDSWAYVLFTSGSTGTPKGAITHHKGALNHLLAEYKEMELEDNFRFLQSAGIGSDISVWQILGPILKGGACVIIDKFDLLDYDKVLALLVNREVNVIEFVPTYMNGLLLHIQEQEQPVSLTNLHWIMLVGEAIPVAMVNTLRDLYPSIRLLNAYGPCEASDDVVQYEIKEKIPTNRLRVPIGRPIPNMSVAIFNKEGNLCPIGIAGEIGVVGDGVGAGYLGLPERTAQSFIKNPYPELYGDVMYKTGDLGRWLPDGNIEFIGREDHQVKIRGHRVELDEIAIVLRNHEAIENAHALVHKDKDNQAYVIAFMIPKDHELTNNNEAYNEILEELLELCRASLPAYMHPTHYTLVSEFPVNLSDKVDGKKLLKKYLEENEDTLSSGNSVIYVAPRNEIEKQLVTIWQELLKVNEIGIHDDFFKLGGHSLLATRLVSKIRKELEVEVSIRDIFEYTVVSTLADYLSAQSKGVLLPTIIAEERPVQIPLSFSQERLWFLDQFQGSADYLMPFVFRLEGEINPLILEETFKTIVARHEVLRTNILSDEGIGYQEIMSVDNWCLVKEKVSEDQLREALEEYLSTPFDLSNDYKLRVRLYDLGNEKYVLAAVFHHIASDGWSEDILMNEFTELYNTLKLGKETSLPELSLQYADYAIWQRKYIEGEVLEAQLSYWENQLTDISTLELPLDYVRPAVQDTTGDSIVLELDEELTSSLKKLCQEEDTTLFMVLLSAFNVLLARYSNQDDICIGTPVANRTQLELEGMIGFFVNTLALRSDLSGDPSFRELLARVKETTLEGYDNQLAPFEKVVDKVVKTRDRSITPLFQVMFVLQNIPEIIEEKVEEELVEENEFTMSAYDEVGSKVSKYDLTLHVDEDGTNITLDLGYRTALFDKTTINNMLLQYKELLSSIVKDSTVAISSLSILSEKEELELVEVFNDTTYDYPEDKTIVDLFKKQVEQTPDAVALSFGSEVLTYKELDEQSNQLAHYLESVGVVKDSRVAILFNRSFDMVISMLGILKLGSTYIPLDPSLPSNRLSHILGDSGAFFLVYKEESLLSSLSVSDFIFFLNIEESYSYESSEKKLDRNLDSTAYVMYTSGTTGKPKGIPISDRNILTLVNNPSSTISITSSDKVLQWSNYAFDGSTYEIYGSLLSGASLHLIESSVASNGQALTQVVHEQGLSVIFITTALFNSMAEYEPSLLASLRLLLFGGEMVSVSSTRKMLAELGPNKILHVYGPTETTTYASSYVISEIPESIKTIPIGSPLSNTQFYVLNPNQQLVPVGAIGELCISGTGVSKGYLNKEELTKEKFIANPFKEGEVIYRTGDLARWLPDGNIEFIGRIDTQVKIRGYRIELGEIETVIVSLVNIQECRVLAKEDVSGNKRLVAYVVAEGKFDKEEIQTQLKVSLPDYMVPQLWVALDKIPLTSNGKLDKKSLPEPDSSDLSNKEYVAPTNETEEELVVIWKELLGIEQIGIYDNFFELGGHSLLATRLVSAIRKELLIEIEIADIFEYSTISDLGKYLETQTKGAILPAVEVENRPDNIPLSFSQERLWFLDQFEGTLAYHIPTIICLEGAVEVPILERVLQTIVTRHEVLRTKLISENGVGYQKVINAENWSLTQEEVNEDTIEKSIKTYLAIPFDLSSDYMFRACLFKLKENKYVLACVVHHIASDGVSGGILMNEFMQLYSAFQSGKEAILPELSLQYIDYAIWQRKYLEGEVLGTQLDYWKEKLTGVDTLALPLDYVRPTEQSSAGATTSLLLDQELSAQLKVLCKQEGVTSFMFFLSAFKVLLSRYSGQDDICVGTPIANRTQVELEEMIGFFVNTLALRSDLSGNPSFKEVLDRVKKTTLEGYNNQLAPFEKVVDKVVTNRDTNMTPLFQVMFDYHNEVYSGGEDVEVEGVEISEYENSETTAQFDLMFSISEEGEYTPITIGYCTDLFKEATIVRMLNHYQELLKSILQDIEQPINNLSLLTKEEETQLFDVFNGIEVDYPLEKTVVDLFSEQVQKSPEAIAAVFKGEELTYKQLDERSNQLGHYLVAEGVKPDDLVGICLDRGLDMLIGVMAILKSGAAYVPIKPDFPKERITYLLEDTGCSLLVTNISTKTILTSIPDTVNTIVLDDAILSSGYPITTVDVSIKANDLAYVIYTSGSTGLPKGAMIEHAGLLNHLLIMVDELNMTSDSTVAFTAPFTFDISVWQMLSGLLCGGRIAIYSEDEILNLEGFQSSLSENQISHLQLVPSYVTSLLESGTISQGLSNLSYFLVTGEAATKSLLDKWFTLYPSVPVVNAYGPAEAADDITLHIMDEAPSGNIVPIGKPVANMDVYVVDRYENLCPVGVVGELWTSGIGVGRGYLNREELTQEKFINNPFTTKGDRLYKTGDLGRWLSDGTLEFVGRTDDQVKIRGYRIELGEIENTLTSLESISQCCVLAKKDPSGINRLVAYLVVEEEAEKEKIQEGIKESLPEYMIPQLWVVLEELPLTPNGKIDKKSLPEPDLSELSSKEYVAPSNETEEELVAIWQELLGIERIGIYDDFFELGGHSLLATRLVSMIRTRLATEVSIREIFEQTTVEEQASLVEIFKSYLDDNDEIDQENYIETIEI